From one Halosimplex rubrum genomic stretch:
- a CDS encoding DUF7344 domain-containing protein: protein MEIPTASPAVLDALADATRRAALAELVASGATATVEELTAALAAGPAGDGSDAAAPDTTADRADLRTALHHVHLPALAAAGGITFDPETGLVAAPSATPFDREWAARLVADHPDAAYDATLAALASARRQVVLHELLAESPATDRDIAVAVAAHERGVEPGAVPASVAEVVELSLTHTHLPTLVDAGFVTREPDGTLVAASMPWRSDRWVAASPIGPWAAVE from the coding sequence ATGGAGATCCCCACGGCGTCGCCGGCCGTACTGGACGCGCTGGCCGACGCGACGCGGCGGGCGGCGCTCGCCGAGCTGGTCGCCAGCGGCGCGACCGCGACCGTGGAGGAGCTGACTGCGGCGCTCGCGGCGGGCCCGGCGGGGGACGGTTCCGACGCCGCGGCCCCCGACACGACGGCCGACCGGGCGGATCTGCGGACCGCGCTCCACCACGTCCACCTCCCGGCGCTCGCCGCGGCCGGTGGGATCACCTTCGACCCCGAGACCGGACTGGTCGCGGCCCCCTCGGCCACCCCCTTCGACCGCGAGTGGGCCGCTCGCCTGGTCGCCGACCACCCCGACGCGGCCTACGACGCGACGCTCGCCGCGCTGGCGAGCGCGCGCCGTCAGGTCGTCCTCCACGAACTGCTCGCCGAGAGCCCCGCGACCGACCGCGATATCGCCGTCGCCGTGGCCGCCCACGAGCGCGGCGTCGAACCGGGCGCCGTGCCCGCCTCCGTCGCGGAGGTCGTCGAACTCTCGCTGACGCACACGCACCTGCCGACGCTCGTCGACGCGGGCTTCGTCACCCGCGAGCCCGACGGGACCCTCGTCGCCGCGTCGATGCCCTGGCGGTCGGACCGCTGGGTCGCCGCGAGCCCCATCGGCCCGTGGGCGGCCGTGGAGTGA
- a CDS encoding HVO_0234 family beta-propeller protein, which translates to MSAIEEKRMYGDRREETVAYLATARGVATVRISGDQVGRFGLANRTDARDVATVDGAVVVATDEDAVVGPETFEPLGFGPAVAVGTDRGDDVLAADESGRVARYRDGQWTDLGTVDDVRAIADGFVAAADGVYRVDGDALATAGLEAVRDVAVADGVPLAATDDGLYRLGNGWLCEREGAFRAVAAGGGHAHAATADEFVERDGEAWAPVDLPVEESVVDAGYGECVYAVTADGTFLVEADPETTADGAGGWRSRSLGLPGVAALAVV; encoded by the coding sequence ATGAGCGCCATCGAGGAGAAACGGATGTACGGCGACCGCCGCGAGGAGACGGTCGCCTACCTCGCGACGGCCCGGGGCGTGGCGACCGTACGAATCTCGGGTGACCAGGTGGGCCGCTTCGGACTCGCCAACCGGACGGACGCCCGCGACGTGGCGACGGTCGACGGCGCGGTCGTCGTCGCCACCGACGAGGACGCCGTCGTCGGTCCCGAGACGTTCGAGCCGCTGGGGTTCGGCCCGGCGGTCGCCGTGGGGACCGACCGCGGCGACGACGTGCTCGCGGCCGACGAGTCGGGCCGGGTCGCCCGCTACCGCGACGGCCAGTGGACCGACCTGGGGACGGTCGACGACGTGCGCGCCATCGCCGACGGGTTCGTCGCCGCCGCCGACGGAGTCTACCGCGTCGACGGCGACGCCCTCGCGACCGCCGGGCTGGAGGCCGTCCGCGACGTGGCGGTCGCCGACGGCGTCCCGCTGGCGGCGACCGACGACGGGCTCTACCGGCTGGGCAACGGCTGGCTGTGCGAACGCGAAGGGGCCTTCCGCGCGGTCGCCGCGGGCGGGGGCCACGCTCACGCCGCGACGGCCGACGAGTTCGTCGAACGCGACGGCGAGGCGTGGGCGCCCGTCGACCTGCCGGTCGAGGAGTCGGTCGTCGACGCCGGCTACGGCGAGTGCGTCTACGCCGTCACCGCCGACGGGACCTTCCTCGTCGAGGCCGACCCGGAGACGACCGCCGACGGCGCCGGCGGCTGGCGCTCGCGCTCCCTCGGCCTCCCCGGCGTGGCCGCGCTCGCGGTGGTCTGA
- a CDS encoding endonuclease/exonuclease/phosphatase family protein, which translates to MPATTDAIEGGGGGDGDDSDGDGGDDSSPRSPTRRAVLAGAAGAAATAVGRSAAASGERTGDTSGETGAATDADDAAGATVATWNCYLGVDLFDLFDADSLAEARSIAGDLVAEARRHPYAARADAIAERLLAADADVVALQEAALVRTRPLFADGDAETVVDLLDLVTAALADRGAAYDVAAATVTTDVSVPAEADDEWLDVQLTDRVALLVREGVDVRDTRSGRYDARARYPVLGDDLTVTLRRGYCLADLAVDGAVLTACSTHLESSKAAVRRRQAGELVDLLPAAGTVVVGADLNSGPAAGGDAYGTVTAPLTDAAASLAPPEPRDTCCQPSDLRNERPRLGSRVDHVLARGPDPTAVERLGADPADRVEATVDGETVTVWPSDHAGVAATYPIAAATPVRSSTPTQTRTPTPTRSPIPARDPASTRTRTGSRTPTPPPNASPTGSATNAPAESPTRPSGTTGGAGAGFGLLAAAAALVGGILARGRDDDGN; encoded by the coding sequence ATGCCCGCGACGACCGATGCGATCGAGGGCGGTGGCGGCGGCGACGGTGACGACAGCGACGGGGACGGAGGGGACGACTCGTCGCCCCGCTCACCGACGCGTCGGGCGGTTCTCGCCGGTGCGGCGGGGGCCGCGGCCACCGCCGTCGGTCGGTCGGCGGCCGCGTCCGGCGAGCGGACGGGCGACACGTCCGGCGAGACGGGCGCCGCGACCGACGCGGACGACGCCGCGGGGGCGACCGTCGCCACCTGGAACTGCTATCTCGGCGTCGACCTGTTCGACCTGTTTGATGCCGACTCGCTGGCCGAGGCGCGGTCGATCGCCGGAGACCTCGTCGCCGAGGCGCGGCGCCACCCGTACGCGGCCCGGGCGGACGCGATCGCCGAGCGGTTGCTCGCCGCCGACGCCGACGTGGTCGCGCTCCAGGAGGCCGCGCTCGTGCGGACGCGGCCGCTGTTCGCCGACGGCGACGCGGAGACGGTCGTCGACCTGCTCGACCTCGTGACCGCGGCGCTCGCCGACCGAGGCGCCGCCTACGACGTGGCGGCCGCCACCGTCACGACCGACGTGTCCGTGCCCGCCGAGGCGGACGACGAGTGGCTGGACGTGCAGTTGACCGACCGCGTCGCGCTGCTCGTCCGCGAGGGGGTGGACGTTCGCGACACGCGTTCGGGTCGCTACGACGCGCGGGCGCGGTACCCGGTGCTCGGCGACGACCTGACGGTGACGCTCCGGCGGGGGTACTGCCTGGCCGACCTCGCCGTCGACGGAGCGGTCCTGACGGCCTGTTCGACCCACCTCGAATCGTCGAAGGCCGCGGTCCGACGGCGACAGGCCGGGGAACTCGTCGACCTGCTCCCCGCTGCGGGCACCGTTGTCGTCGGCGCGGACCTCAACAGCGGGCCGGCGGCCGGCGGCGACGCCTACGGGACGGTGACCGCGCCGCTGACCGATGCGGCGGCCAGCCTCGCGCCGCCCGAACCGCGCGACACCTGCTGTCAACCGTCGGACCTGCGAAACGAGCGCCCGCGCCTCGGCAGTCGCGTCGACCACGTGCTCGCGCGCGGCCCCGACCCGACCGCCGTCGAACGGCTCGGCGCCGACCCCGCCGACCGCGTCGAGGCGACGGTCGACGGCGAGACGGTCACCGTCTGGCCCTCGGACCACGCCGGGGTCGCCGCGACGTACCCGATCGCGGCGGCGACGCCGGTGCGGTCGTCGACCCCGACCCAGACGCGGACGCCGACCCCGACGCGGAGTCCGATCCCGGCGCGGGACCCGGCGTCCACGCGGACGCGAACGGGGAGTCGAACGCCGACGCCCCCACCGAACGCTTCCCCGACCGGTTCGGCGACGAACGCGCCGGCGGAGTCACCGACGCGGCCTTCCGGGACGACAGGCGGGGCGGGCGCCGGGTTCGGCCTCCTGGCGGCGGCCGCGGCGCTCGTCGGTGGGATACTCGCGCGCGGTCGGGACGACGACGGGAACTGA